A portion of the Thermotoga sp. SG1 genome contains these proteins:
- a CDS encoding lytic transglycosylase domain-containing protein, giving the protein MRILFLCFLFTLMLFVNLYRLFPDDYYDYISSYSGDIDPRLIQSIIWVESNFDRAAVSSAGAFGLMQIMPSTAMWLKEKFALTQDYQNPEGNILYGIVYLRFLRDIYGDLDRAIMAYNVGPGALNDGRYIESAQRYLKKVKRVYFIYRFLYGER; this is encoded by the coding sequence GTGAGGATCCTTTTTCTGTGTTTTCTTTTCACCCTGATGCTCTTTGTGAACCTGTATAGGTTGTTTCCAGACGACTATTATGATTACATCTCAAGTTATTCCGGTGACATAGATCCCAGGCTCATCCAGAGTATAATCTGGGTAGAGAGTAACTTCGACAGAGCCGCTGTGTCCTCAGCGGGTGCGTTTGGGTTGATGCAGATCATGCCATCGACGGCGATGTGGTTGAAAGAGAAGTTCGCTCTCACTCAGGACTACCAGAACCCGGAAGGAAACATACTCTACGGAATCGTTTACCTTCGCTTTTTGAGGGACATCTACGGTGATCTTGACAGGGCGATCATGGCTTACAACGTCGGGCCCGGCGCTTTGAATGATGGTAGATACATCGAGAGTGCACAAAGATATCTGAAGAAGGTGAAGAGGGTATATTTCATCTATCGTTTTCTCTATGGTGAGAGGTGA